From Hartmannibacter diazotrophicus, a single genomic window includes:
- a CDS encoding CRISPR-associated helicase/endonuclease Cas3 codes for MHLDYWGKARPTVDRSTRCHPVSYHCMDVAAAGEELLRIFPALVNRVAGESGAPTKEAERFLVFLAALHDIGKFSRGFQAKVPELFPESLGVVASQMPDGDHTAIGRALLEGPLFRRLRALVPGLSHEAWLAMLPAVCCHHGRPRPSADTSISEVGAPAVASADAFLMEMAGAFLDKPPMTLTLGERAARRLSWQLAGFVNLADWIGSNASIFCYEAPDLSVADYLETIARPRARKALAVSGLAHRRPSSATGLAALAPTLSRPSPLQAFAEKVALPQAGPCLILVEDVTGAGKTEAALILAHRLMQQDRADGLFVALPTMATANAMYDRLGTLYRRLFDTQTSPSLVLAHGARELHEGFVASILETGSEETHARGRLRDDELTASAACAAFIADDRRKAFFADVGVGTIDQAFLAVLPAKFAALRQFGLSRRVLIVDEAHAYDAYESAELEKLIAFHAAAGGSTIVLSATLPEKTKEKLVKAFHSANRTRARWRERSDRYPLVTIASNDGTVDCTALATRKVLERRLPVARLESEAEALDAIEAAARSGATAAYVRNTVDDALAAHAELARRGLAPMLFHARFAMTDRLRREGEVLTAFGKASEPRERRCSETGLGRVLVATQVVEQSLDLDFDCLVTDLAPMDLLIQRAGRLWRHPGRERPVTAPELLVVAPEPADDADDRWFKTMFPRAAFVYRDHGRLWLTARQIFEAGELATPGSVRDLVEAVYRGDADTAIPPGLLNRHDTAHGGELAEAATGRQNTLDLATGYHEDSGTWTSDALIPTRLGDPQTILRLARIEAGALVPYAPVTPVWSGPEAAQRALARAWALSEVRVRTARVGGRGDYEPAIERAAAGIEALWRDVGDAAVLLPLAAGDSGFRALGRRGTEPTGRAVGLSYDALTGLGFEPAGDEA; via the coding sequence ATGCATCTCGATTATTGGGGCAAGGCGCGGCCGACTGTTGATCGGAGCACGCGCTGCCATCCGGTTTCCTATCATTGCATGGACGTTGCGGCTGCCGGCGAAGAGCTGCTGCGGATTTTTCCTGCGCTGGTCAATCGAGTGGCGGGCGAAAGCGGGGCGCCGACGAAGGAAGCGGAGCGCTTTCTGGTCTTTCTCGCGGCCCTGCACGACATCGGTAAATTCTCACGCGGGTTTCAGGCCAAGGTGCCGGAGCTTTTTCCCGAGTCGCTTGGCGTGGTTGCAAGCCAAATGCCGGACGGGGATCACACGGCGATCGGTCGCGCGCTGCTCGAAGGCCCTCTTTTCAGGCGGCTCCGGGCGCTGGTGCCAGGCCTTTCTCATGAGGCATGGCTGGCCATGCTGCCTGCGGTCTGTTGTCATCACGGACGACCAAGACCAAGCGCCGACACGTCCATTTCCGAAGTTGGCGCACCAGCGGTCGCTTCGGCCGATGCATTCCTGATGGAGATGGCGGGCGCCTTCCTCGACAAGCCCCCGATGACACTGACGCTTGGCGAGCGTGCCGCACGCCGCCTGTCATGGCAGCTTGCGGGCTTCGTCAATCTTGCCGACTGGATCGGCTCCAATGCCTCGATCTTTTGTTATGAGGCACCGGATTTGTCCGTGGCCGACTATCTGGAGACGATCGCTCGGCCCCGCGCGCGAAAAGCACTCGCGGTCTCGGGACTGGCCCATCGGAGGCCGTCCAGCGCGACGGGGCTTGCCGCCCTTGCGCCGACCCTTTCCAGGCCCAGTCCCCTGCAGGCCTTCGCCGAGAAGGTCGCCCTGCCTCAGGCAGGTCCTTGCCTCATTCTCGTCGAGGATGTGACTGGTGCCGGCAAGACCGAGGCCGCGCTGATCCTTGCCCACCGTCTGATGCAGCAAGATAGAGCCGACGGCCTTTTTGTCGCGCTGCCGACCATGGCGACCGCGAATGCCATGTACGACCGGTTGGGGACCCTCTATCGACGTCTCTTCGACACCCAAACCTCGCCCTCCCTTGTCCTCGCCCATGGCGCGCGCGAGCTGCATGAGGGCTTCGTTGCCAGCATTCTGGAGACAGGCAGCGAGGAGACGCATGCCAGAGGCAGGCTGCGAGACGACGAGCTAACAGCCTCGGCCGCCTGCGCGGCGTTCATCGCGGACGACAGGCGCAAGGCCTTCTTCGCCGATGTCGGGGTCGGCACGATCGACCAGGCCTTCCTTGCCGTCCTGCCGGCGAAATTCGCGGCGCTGCGCCAGTTCGGCCTGTCGCGCCGGGTGCTCATCGTCGATGAGGCCCATGCCTATGACGCGTATGAGAGCGCGGAGCTGGAAAAGCTCATCGCCTTCCACGCGGCCGCCGGCGGCAGCACGATCGTGCTGTCGGCCACCCTGCCGGAAAAGACCAAGGAAAAACTCGTCAAGGCTTTCCACAGCGCAAATCGGACAAGAGCGAGATGGCGAGAGAGGTCCGACCGTTATCCACTCGTCACGATCGCCAGCAACGACGGAACGGTCGACTGCACGGCGCTTGCCACGCGCAAGGTGCTGGAACGGAGATTGCCGGTCGCACGGCTCGAGAGCGAAGCGGAGGCGCTTGATGCGATCGAGGCGGCGGCCAGATCCGGGGCGACCGCTGCCTATGTCCGCAACACGGTCGACGATGCGCTTGCCGCCCACGCGGAACTTGCCCGGCGCGGCCTCGCCCCCATGCTGTTTCACGCCCGCTTCGCCATGACGGACCGGCTCCGGCGTGAGGGCGAGGTTCTGACCGCCTTCGGCAAGGCCTCGGAACCGCGAGAACGCAGATGCTCCGAAACGGGGCTCGGCCGCGTGCTTGTTGCAACGCAGGTGGTGGAGCAGAGCCTCGACCTCGACTTCGATTGCCTCGTGACGGATCTCGCGCCGATGGATCTTCTCATCCAGCGCGCCGGGCGGCTGTGGCGTCATCCCGGACGGGAACGGCCCGTCACTGCGCCGGAACTTCTGGTCGTCGCGCCCGAACCGGCCGATGACGCCGACGACCGGTGGTTCAAGACGATGTTTCCCCGCGCCGCCTTTGTCTACAGGGACCATGGCCGCCTGTGGCTGACGGCGCGCCAGATATTCGAAGCCGGCGAACTGGCAACACCGGGCAGCGTTCGCGATCTGGTCGAGGCCGTCTATCGCGGCGATGCCGACACCGCGATTCCGCCGGGCCTGCTGAATCGGCACGACACGGCGCATGGCGGCGAACTCGCCGAGGCGGCCACAGGGCGACAGAACACGCTCGATCTTGCGACGGGCTATCACGAGGACAGCGGCACCTGGACCAGCGACGCCCTCATCCCGACCCGGCTTGGCGATCCGCAGACGATCCTGCGCCTTGCGCGGATCGAGGCCGGCGCCCTCGTTCCCTATGCGCCGGTAACGCCCGTCTGGAGCGGGCCGGAGGCGGCGCAGCGAGCACTAGCGCGCGCCTGGGCGCTTTCGGAAGTCCGTGTCCGGACGGCGCGAGTCGGCGGGCGGGGAGACTATGAGCCGGCCATCGAACGGGCGGCCGCCGGGATCGAAGCGCTCTGGCGCGACGTCGGCGATGCGGCGGTGCTGCTGCCACTCGCCGCCGGAGACAGCGGCTTCAGGGCGCTCGGCCGGCGGGGCACGGAGCCGACAGGCCGCGCCGTCGGCCTCTCCTATGATGCGCTCACCGGCCTCGGCTTCGAGCCGGCCGGGGATGAGGCCTGA
- a CDS encoding proline racemase family protein: MTTSAKDRNPFSIGHVARVTGVAVSTLRTWENQGLITPFKSDGGHRSFSMEDIEKVRQIERLRRVSGLGLSAIRRELQGQEETLPKPSEQSVPDGGTWADFNRIGAKVRALRKSADMSLRELSERTEIGQSHLSMFERGQAFLSPARLSAIGAVFSCSLAELLGGTNEPDSPIVRHGKGRLVGSFGPGVTIEQLTVSRRLMDAEVWTIKPGRESDGFYSHEGEELIYVLDGKLEITLAGRQPEVLGRGDGAYFSSRLDHRWRNAGDSDAVVLWVNTDSHRLGSMSFEKADHRIGLGARIGGGLGEGSPSIVLDDGTQTYRVVETHTGGHPTRILIEPLDGLDGPMVADKVEQFRARHDHLRSLLLQEPRGHAGSFGLVPVQSNVADFGAMFLASYGYPAMCGHAVIGLAKALKALGRLRGRDRFTVEVPAGVVTVHLDEATDDVSLDLPAWLLGPADDVEAGGRTIRVQPAFGGLCYGLIDAGEVGLDLTKEGVDALLTLADAIKSAWNRGEGGYGAPLDAVLFCQEPHDGLPRQFLAIDKHKFDRSPGVTGLAARMAQLLAQGRIVPGERYQVEGLFGGRFAGEVLAETIQGNSDAACTVRVAGRANIHGVTTLVLEKDDPLGSGF, translated from the coding sequence ATGACGACCTCCGCCAAAGACAGAAATCCCTTCTCGATAGGCCATGTCGCACGCGTCACGGGCGTAGCGGTCTCGACGCTGCGGACCTGGGAAAATCAGGGATTGATCACGCCGTTCAAGTCGGACGGCGGTCATCGCTCGTTTTCCATGGAGGACATCGAGAAAGTTCGTCAGATCGAGCGCCTTCGGCGTGTCTCGGGTTTGGGGCTCTCGGCCATCCGGCGCGAGCTGCAGGGTCAGGAAGAGACCTTGCCGAAGCCGTCCGAGCAGTCAGTCCCGGACGGCGGAACCTGGGCCGACTTCAATCGCATCGGTGCCAAGGTTCGTGCCTTGCGAAAGAGTGCCGATATGTCGCTGCGCGAGCTTTCGGAGCGCACCGAAATCGGGCAGTCGCATCTCAGCATGTTCGAAAGGGGGCAGGCGTTCCTGTCGCCGGCCCGTCTGAGTGCCATCGGTGCGGTATTCTCCTGTTCGTTGGCCGAGTTGCTCGGAGGAACCAACGAGCCGGACAGTCCCATCGTGCGCCATGGTAAGGGGCGGCTGGTCGGCTCCTTCGGACCGGGCGTCACCATCGAGCAGCTGACCGTGTCGCGCCGGTTGATGGACGCTGAAGTCTGGACAATCAAGCCGGGCAGGGAGAGCGACGGCTTCTACTCCCACGAAGGCGAAGAGCTGATCTATGTGCTGGATGGTAAGCTCGAGATCACGCTGGCCGGGCGGCAGCCCGAAGTGCTCGGTCGCGGCGACGGCGCCTATTTCAGCAGCCGGCTTGATCACCGTTGGCGCAATGCCGGCGACAGCGACGCGGTCGTCCTTTGGGTCAATACCGACAGTCACCGCCTCGGATCGATGAGCTTTGAAAAGGCTGATCATCGGATTGGCCTGGGCGCGCGGATCGGTGGCGGACTTGGCGAAGGCTCGCCGAGCATCGTGCTGGATGATGGCACGCAGACCTACCGTGTCGTTGAGACCCATACCGGAGGCCATCCGACCCGTATCCTGATTGAGCCTCTCGACGGGCTCGACGGGCCGATGGTCGCGGACAAGGTGGAGCAGTTCCGCGCGCGTCACGATCATCTCCGCAGCCTTCTGCTGCAGGAGCCCCGCGGTCACGCCGGGTCCTTTGGCCTCGTCCCTGTCCAGTCGAACGTCGCGGATTTCGGAGCAATGTTCCTGGCGTCCTATGGCTATCCGGCCATGTGCGGGCATGCCGTCATCGGGCTTGCCAAGGCCCTGAAGGCGCTTGGCCGGCTGCGCGGCCGCGATCGGTTCACCGTAGAAGTCCCGGCTGGTGTGGTGACCGTTCACCTGGATGAGGCGACCGACGACGTCAGTCTCGATCTGCCCGCGTGGCTGCTCGGACCCGCCGACGATGTGGAGGCTGGCGGACGGACGATCCGTGTCCAGCCGGCCTTTGGCGGGCTGTGCTACGGCCTCATCGACGCGGGTGAAGTCGGGCTCGATCTGACGAAGGAAGGTGTCGACGCATTGTTGACGCTGGCGGATGCGATCAAATCGGCATGGAACCGGGGCGAGGGCGGCTACGGCGCTCCGCTGGACGCGGTGCTCTTCTGTCAGGAACCGCATGATGGCCTGCCGCGGCAATTCCTCGCCATCGACAAGCACAAATTCGACCGGTCGCCCGGCGTGACAGGGCTTGCCGCCCGCATGGCGCAACTTCTGGCGCAGGGCCGGATCGTCCCCGGCGAGCGCTACCAGGTGGAAGGTCTTTTCGGCGGCCGGTTCGCCGGAGAAGTGCTGGCCGAAACAATCCAGGGCAATTCCGACGCTGCCTGCACGGTCCGCGTGGCCGGGCGGGCCAACATTCACGGCGTCACCACGCTGGTGCTCGAGAAGGACGATCCCTTGGGCAGCGGCTTCTGA
- a CDS encoding transporter substrate-binding domain-containing protein — MRFRLPAFLMTALAAFLVLASAAVQPAAAADPNLVLDRIKSSGELRVPVMVGEEPGYIRDRNTGEWTGFYMDWSHDIADLLGVKVVPVETTWGNLAADFQAGKIDIAFGLNPNPKRGLVVDYLNAPLFTDAWAIVVKPGFDKKTWKDLNDPSVHLVVQKGGTMQVVAEALTPKAQITPVEERPLGVMELQAGRGDAMIVSIFDAAQIAKQTGFKVILPTPMLLNPATIGVRREEGNEGYENWLTNWVNQQRALGLAQGKLYKAFEDHGIDLSMLPAEFSF; from the coding sequence ATGCGTTTCAGACTACCTGCATTTCTCATGACGGCGTTGGCGGCCTTCCTGGTCCTTGCGTCCGCTGCAGTCCAGCCGGCCGCCGCGGCCGATCCCAATCTTGTGCTGGACCGCATCAAGTCGAGCGGCGAATTGCGCGTTCCGGTCATGGTCGGCGAGGAGCCGGGCTATATCCGCGATCGCAACACCGGAGAATGGACCGGTTTCTATATGGATTGGTCGCATGACATCGCCGATCTTCTCGGCGTGAAGGTCGTGCCGGTCGAGACGACCTGGGGCAACCTCGCCGCCGATTTCCAGGCGGGCAAGATCGACATCGCCTTCGGCCTCAATCCGAACCCGAAGCGCGGTCTTGTCGTCGACTACCTGAACGCGCCGCTTTTCACGGACGCCTGGGCGATCGTCGTGAAGCCCGGCTTTGACAAGAAGACCTGGAAGGACCTCAACGATCCGTCCGTCCATCTTGTCGTCCAGAAGGGCGGCACCATGCAGGTTGTCGCCGAGGCGCTGACGCCGAAGGCCCAGATCACGCCTGTCGAGGAGCGCCCGCTCGGCGTGATGGAACTCCAGGCCGGCCGCGGCGATGCGATGATCGTCTCGATCTTCGATGCCGCGCAGATCGCCAAGCAGACGGGCTTCAAGGTGATCCTGCCGACGCCGATGCTGCTCAATCCGGCCACCATTGGCGTGCGCCGCGAGGAGGGCAATGAGGGCTACGAAAACTGGCTGACCAACTGGGTCAACCAGCAGCGCGCCCTCGGTCTGGCCCAGGGCAAGCTCTACAAGGCCTTCGAGGACCACGGCATCGATCTCTCGATGCTCCCGGCCGAGTTCAGCTTCTGA
- a CDS encoding amino acid ABC transporter permease: MFDWSVIAQNIDLIGVGLLVTLKYTVVTCVLGLMIGLVVALAQLTEIRLIRLAGRLFVEFFRNVPLLVWLLWSYYALPIFAGINISKEAAAILALSLYGASYYAEILRAGIQSLDAGQNDAARALGMSPVQAMRRIILPQAFRNMIPPLAGQTIIQMKNTTLLSVITVPDLLYQASYVASFTYRPMEIYTAIGIVFLIILIPSNYLARKLEAHQR; encoded by the coding sequence GTGTTCGACTGGTCCGTCATCGCGCAGAATATCGACCTGATCGGGGTCGGGCTGCTCGTCACGCTCAAATACACTGTCGTGACCTGCGTTCTTGGCCTGATGATCGGCCTCGTCGTCGCTCTGGCGCAGCTCACGGAGATCCGGCTGATCCGCCTGGCAGGTCGGCTCTTCGTTGAATTCTTCCGCAACGTGCCCCTGTTGGTGTGGCTGTTGTGGTCCTATTACGCGCTGCCGATTTTCGCGGGCATCAATATCTCCAAGGAGGCGGCGGCCATTCTGGCGCTCAGTCTCTACGGCGCCTCTTACTATGCTGAGATCCTGCGCGCCGGCATTCAATCGCTGGATGCAGGGCAGAACGATGCGGCCAGGGCCCTCGGTATGTCGCCGGTCCAGGCCATGCGCCGGATCATCCTGCCGCAGGCCTTCCGCAACATGATCCCGCCGCTCGCGGGCCAGACGATCATCCAGATGAAGAACACGACGCTGCTGTCGGTGATCACGGTTCCGGACCTTCTCTACCAGGCAAGCTACGTCGCCTCCTTCACCTATCGTCCGATGGAGATCTACACGGCCATCGGCATCGTCTTCCTGATCATCCTGATCCCGTCGAATTACCTGGCGCGCAAACTGGAGGCGCATCAGCGATGA
- a CDS encoding amino acid ABC transporter ATP-binding protein: MTQHSPDTQKPPLVQITGVRKQFGKHEVLKGIDLTVHEGEVVALLGSSGSGKTTLLRCVNLLEEPTSGRIDIGGRPIFHTSDGVDHARLRASEIAAMRSRVGMVFQQFNLFPHMNVLANVMEGPRTVLKMDEKTSRESALDFLAKVGMADFADRMPSNLSGGQKQRVSIARALNMRPAVILFDEPTSALDPELVGEVLNTMIALAKEGMTMLVVTHELGFALEVASRVVFLDQGTIAAEGPPADVLLHPTNERVLSFVNRFHATAELMRPLLET; encoded by the coding sequence ATGACCCAGCATTCTCCCGACACGCAGAAGCCGCCATTGGTACAAATCACCGGGGTCAGAAAGCAGTTCGGCAAGCACGAGGTGCTCAAAGGCATCGACCTGACCGTTCACGAGGGCGAAGTGGTGGCCCTTCTGGGCTCCAGCGGCTCGGGCAAGACCACGCTGCTCCGCTGCGTCAACCTCCTCGAAGAGCCAACATCGGGCCGGATCGACATCGGCGGCAGGCCGATCTTCCATACCAGTGACGGCGTCGACCACGCCCGCCTGCGCGCCTCCGAAATCGCCGCGATGCGCAGCCGGGTCGGCATGGTCTTCCAGCAGTTCAACCTCTTTCCGCACATGAACGTTCTCGCCAATGTCATGGAGGGGCCGCGGACCGTCCTGAAGATGGACGAAAAGACGAGCCGTGAGAGCGCGCTCGATTTTCTCGCCAAGGTCGGGATGGCTGATTTCGCCGATCGAATGCCGTCGAACCTTTCCGGCGGCCAGAAGCAACGCGTTTCGATCGCCAGAGCGCTCAACATGCGCCCCGCCGTCATCCTGTTCGACGAGCCGACCTCGGCGCTCGACCCCGAACTGGTCGGCGAGGTGCTGAACACCATGATTGCGCTCGCCAAGGAGGGCATGACCATGCTGGTCGTGACTCACGAGCTCGGCTTTGCCCTGGAGGTCGCGAGCCGCGTCGTCTTCCTCGACCAGGGCACGATTGCCGCCGAAGGGCCGCCGGCGGATGTCCTCCTTCACCCGACGAACGAGCGCGTCCTCTCCTTCGTCAACCGCTTTCACGCAACGGCCGAATTGATGCGGCCGCTGCTCGAAACCTGA
- the dapA gene encoding 4-hydroxy-tetrahydrodipicolinate synthase, with protein sequence MAKTNWQGIHSVLVTPFDSNGAIDFARFEELVDRNIAAGADGVIVCGSTGEFYAMTVEERDALFRSTVSATARRVPVLAGVSDLSLDVTFDLCGRAKAAGCDGILALPPIYAKPDLREAEHFYRRLSALCDLPIMLYNSPARLGVNLLPELVDKLADLPNVVAIKDSSADIQQVTELCARVKDRLAVFVGYETMIRSALPVGCSGVVAMAHQLSGRLVRTYYDACAAGDTATADKLELALFAIYGCFKSGSFYAGIKAAMNELGQPVGDPREPLLPFSDAQVSKVRDLLQGANVQQIIKELA encoded by the coding sequence ATGGCCAAGACCAACTGGCAGGGCATCCATTCTGTCCTGGTGACTCCGTTCGACTCGAACGGTGCAATCGATTTCGCCCGGTTCGAGGAACTGGTCGATCGCAACATCGCGGCCGGCGCGGACGGTGTGATCGTTTGCGGCAGCACCGGCGAGTTCTATGCAATGACCGTGGAGGAGCGAGACGCGCTGTTCCGCTCGACAGTGTCGGCAACAGCGCGGCGCGTGCCGGTGCTCGCTGGCGTCTCCGATCTCAGCCTCGATGTCACGTTCGACCTCTGTGGCCGCGCCAAAGCCGCCGGCTGTGACGGCATCCTGGCCCTGCCGCCGATCTACGCCAAGCCGGATCTGCGCGAGGCCGAGCACTTCTACCGGCGCCTTTCGGCGCTCTGCGACCTGCCGATCATGCTCTACAACAGCCCGGCAAGGCTCGGCGTCAATCTGCTGCCCGAACTCGTCGACAAGCTCGCCGATCTGCCTAATGTCGTCGCCATCAAGGATTCGTCGGCCGACATCCAGCAGGTGACGGAGCTCTGCGCCCGGGTCAAGGATCGCCTCGCTGTCTTCGTCGGCTACGAGACGATGATCCGCTCCGCCCTCCCGGTTGGCTGCAGCGGCGTTGTCGCCATGGCGCATCAGCTGTCCGGCAGGCTCGTGCGGACCTACTACGACGCCTGCGCGGCGGGCGACACGGCAACCGCCGACAAGCTGGAGCTGGCGCTCTTCGCCATCTACGGCTGCTTCAAGTCCGGCAGCTTCTACGCCGGCATCAAGGCGGCGATGAACGAACTCGGCCAGCCGGTCGGCGATCCGCGCGAACCTCTGCTGCCATTTTCGGACGCCCAGGTTTCCAAGGTCCGCGACCTGCTTCAGGGCGCCAATGTCCAGCAGATCATCAAGGAACTCGCTTAG
- a CDS encoding proline racemase family protein, whose protein sequence is MRSTRIIQGIDSHTAGCPLRLITSGFGPIRGSTMVEKRADLMTRDWLRQLVLFEPRGSFNMPAAVLTEACSPDADIGMIILEPDTYPPMCGHCAMAVATISVEAGYITAEEGETLVRLDTPAGVVPARVRVENGRAASVTLEMPASFLYRRDVQLTTPSFGTVCGDIAFGGDFYFIVEAADLGLTLTPGNAWALVGAAAELRAALKDVPVQHPTLAHVNEIYQIEIVGPGDGPSTDGKNVVVCPPTVIDRSPCGTGTASRMAMLHAKGELGVGDSFRHAGILDTVFRGEIHGETKVGDLPAIQCTVTGSAYLTGSFNFFLDPHDPFQSGFRLTGV, encoded by the coding sequence ATGCGTTCCACCCGCATCATCCAGGGAATCGACTCCCACACGGCCGGCTGTCCGCTGCGCCTCATCACCTCCGGTTTCGGCCCGATTCGGGGATCCACGATGGTGGAGAAGCGCGCCGATCTGATGACCCGCGACTGGCTGCGCCAGCTCGTGCTATTCGAGCCGCGCGGCAGCTTCAACATGCCGGCGGCGGTCCTCACCGAGGCATGCTCGCCCGATGCCGATATCGGCATGATCATCCTTGAGCCGGACACCTATCCGCCGATGTGCGGCCACTGCGCCATGGCCGTTGCGACCATCTCGGTCGAGGCCGGCTATATCACCGCCGAGGAAGGCGAGACGCTGGTGCGGCTCGATACGCCGGCTGGCGTCGTCCCGGCGCGTGTGCGCGTCGAGAACGGCCGGGCCGCGTCCGTGACACTGGAGATGCCGGCAAGCTTCCTTTACCGGCGCGATGTCCAGCTCACCACGCCGTCCTTCGGCACGGTGTGCGGCGATATCGCTTTCGGCGGTGACTTCTATTTCATCGTCGAGGCGGCCGATCTCGGCCTGACGCTGACGCCCGGCAATGCCTGGGCGCTGGTTGGCGCTGCGGCCGAACTGCGCGCGGCACTCAAGGACGTTCCCGTGCAACATCCGACCCTCGCTCACGTCAACGAGATCTACCAGATCGAGATCGTCGGCCCCGGTGACGGCCCGTCCACGGACGGCAAGAATGTCGTGGTTTGCCCGCCGACGGTGATCGACCGCTCTCCCTGTGGCACCGGCACGGCCTCGCGCATGGCGATGCTCCACGCCAAGGGCGAGCTTGGCGTCGGCGACAGCTTCCGCCACGCAGGCATTCTCGACACGGTGTTTCGCGGTGAGATCCATGGCGAGACCAAGGTCGGCGACCTGCCGGCCATCCAGTGTACGGTGACGGGCTCGGCCTATCTCACCGGCAGCTTCAACTTCTTCCTCGACCCCCACGATCCGTTCCAGTCCGGTTTCCGGCTGACCGGCGTGTGA
- a CDS encoding aldehyde dehydrogenase family protein: MSLNFDPNGLTLPFGHLIDGERVAAGGAEIPVARPSDGREVGRIHAADADLVDRAVQAAHRAFRTSGWAEADPLERAAVLKRWADLIDARRIEIARIEAATTTRPVEDLVNRDLVRAAGALRYFAEWADKVEGSLLATAAGRTSMVKPEPWGVIASIAPFNFPAINAIWKSAPALAVGNAVVLKPSEMTPCSAVVMAELALEAGLPRGLFNVIQGAGATGSALVRHPLVSKITFTGSSATGARVMADAAETGTKPVTLELGGKSPQLVLKDVRNLDAVALNVANGFLANAGQVCTAGTRLIVPETLHDDLLERVISIANGRRAGPTWQTGNTMPPIISEKQAQRIDAMLAETVSDGAEVMAGGGRDPSQNAGAYYRPTILRGVPEHSIGFRGEFFGPVLSVYTYADEEEGIAMANHPLYGLAASVYTDDAGKALSLPSRIDAGTVWVNAHGRQPDFATPQGGFKGSGFGKEMGRAGLESFLRFKTVWLQHG, translated from the coding sequence ATGTCCCTGAATTTCGATCCGAACGGCCTGACACTGCCGTTCGGTCACCTCATCGATGGCGAACGCGTTGCTGCTGGCGGCGCGGAGATCCCAGTCGCCCGGCCGTCCGACGGCCGGGAGGTCGGCCGCATTCACGCCGCGGATGCAGACCTCGTGGACCGGGCGGTGCAGGCCGCGCACAGGGCATTCCGGACCTCCGGATGGGCCGAAGCCGATCCGTTGGAACGGGCGGCGGTCCTGAAACGATGGGCCGATCTCATCGACGCCCGCCGCATTGAGATCGCGCGCATCGAGGCGGCCACGACCACCCGTCCGGTCGAGGATCTCGTCAATCGCGATCTCGTCCGGGCCGCCGGCGCCCTTCGTTATTTCGCCGAATGGGCCGACAAGGTCGAGGGTTCGCTGCTGGCGACGGCCGCCGGGCGCACATCGATGGTGAAGCCGGAACCCTGGGGCGTCATCGCCTCGATCGCGCCGTTCAATTTCCCGGCCATCAACGCGATCTGGAAATCGGCGCCGGCGCTCGCGGTCGGCAATGCCGTCGTGCTGAAGCCCTCCGAGATGACGCCGTGTTCGGCCGTTGTGATGGCGGAACTGGCACTGGAGGCCGGTCTGCCGCGCGGTCTCTTCAACGTGATCCAGGGCGCGGGCGCGACCGGCTCGGCGCTGGTACGCCATCCGCTGGTCTCCAAGATCACCTTCACCGGCTCGTCCGCCACGGGGGCGCGCGTCATGGCGGATGCGGCCGAGACGGGGACCAAGCCGGTGACGCTGGAGCTTGGCGGCAAGTCGCCCCAACTGGTCTTGAAGGACGTCCGTAATCTGGATGCAGTGGCGCTCAATGTCGCCAACGGTTTTCTCGCCAATGCCGGGCAGGTGTGCACGGCAGGCACGCGGCTGATCGTGCCGGAAACGCTGCACGACGACCTCCTGGAGCGCGTGATTTCCATCGCCAACGGTCGCCGGGCAGGGCCGACCTGGCAGACCGGCAACACCATGCCGCCGATCATTTCGGAGAAGCAGGCGCAGCGGATCGACGCGATGCTGGCCGAGACCGTGTCGGATGGAGCCGAGGTCATGGCCGGCGGCGGCCGCGATCCGAGCCAGAATGCCGGCGCCTATTATCGTCCGACGATCCTGCGCGGCGTTCCCGAACACTCGATCGGCTTTCGCGGCGAGTTCTTCGGTCCCGTTCTCTCGGTCTACACCTATGCCGACGAGGAGGAGGGCATCGCCATGGCGAACCATCCTCTCTACGGCCTCGCGGCGAGCGTCTACACCGACGATGCGGGCAAGGCGCTGAGCCTGCCCTCGCGTATCGATGCGGGCACCGTCTGGGTGAATGCCCATGGCCGGCAGCCTGATTTTGCAACGCCACAGGGCGGCTTCAAGGGGTCGGGTTTCGGCAAGGAAATGGGGCGCGCGGGCCTCGAGAGCTTCCTTCGTTTCAAGACGGTCTGGCTTCAGCACGGTTGA